The Arcobacter porcinus sequence GATATTTCCATATAAAGTCCTTTTTTCATAGATTTAACTTCATTCATATTTCTCTCTTTAAAGTCATTTATAAAAGAGTTTAAATCAAAATCTTCATCTTTGTTTTCACTTATTATAAGTTCTAAAACTGCAAGTTTTTCAATAACTTTATCAAGTTCCTCTTCAACTAAATCTCTGTGAGTTTGTTCAACAATATCAAAGAATTTTGATTTTGGACTCCCAAAGAAGATATCATCTTCATCTTCTGTGAACCAATCTTTAAATTTTGACATTAGTTGTTTTCCAATCTTACTCTTACACTTTTTGCATGAGCTGTTAAACCTTCTGTATCAGCCAACAGTGCACAAGGTTCTCCTAAAGATTGAATAGCTTTTTTAGAAAAACTAATTATTGAGCTTTTTTTCAAAAAGTTTTCAACATTTAATGGGCTATAAAACTTAGCAGTTCCACCTGTTGGTAAAGTATGATTTGGACCAGCTATATAATCCCCAATTGGTTCAGGTGTGTTTTCACCTAAAAATATTGCTCCAGCGTGTTTTATATATGGTAAAAGTTCAAAAGGGTTTTCTGTCATTACTTCAAGGTGTTCAGGAGCAATATCATTCATAAGTTCTATTGCTTCATCCATATCTCTTGCAATAATTATAGCTCCTCTTTCATCTATTGATTTTCTAGCTATTGTTTCTCTTTCTAGTTTTGATAAATATGTTTCAACTTCAATATCTGTTTTTCTTGCAAGTTTTTCACATGTTGTAATCAAAATAGAACTTGCCATTTCATCATGTTCTGCTTGAGAAAGTAAATCTATTGCAATATAGTTTGCTTTTGCATTTTTATCAGCTAAAATCCCAATTTCACTTGGACCTGCTATCATATCAATATTTACTTCTCCAAAAACAAGTTTTTTTGCTGTTGCAACAAAGATATTACCAGGACCTGTTATTACATCTACTTTTGGAATAGTTTTTGTTCCATAAGCCATAGCTGCAACGGCACTTGCTCCTCCAACTTTATAAACCTTTGAAACTCCACATAAGTGACAAGCTGCTAAAAGCAACTCATTTACTTCATTATTTGGAGCTGGTGTACATACAACTATCTCTTTCACATTTGCAACTAATGCTGGAATTGCATTCATAAGAAGTGAGCTTGGATATGCAGCTTTTCCTCCTGGAATATAAAGTCCTGCTCTATCAACAGGAGTTACTTTTTGCCCTAAAATAGTTCCATTATCTTCAAAATCAATCCAAGATTTTGGAAGCTGTTTTTCGTGATAAGCTTTTATCCTATCATAAGCTGTGTGAAGTGATTTTCTTAATTCATCATCAATATTTTTATATGCTTTTTCCATATCATTTGTAGAGATTAAAAGTTCATTTGCATCTTTAAATTCCCATTTATCAAACTTCTCTATATGTTTTTTTAAAGCTTCATCACCATTTTCAATAATTTCATCAATAATATTTGTAACAATTTTTGAAACATCTTTTATATCACTTTTAGCTCTTGCTAAAATATTTTCAAACTCTTCTTTAAAATTCTTATCTTTTGTATTAATTATTTTCATTTAATTTTCCTAATATCTCTTTTACAATATTTTTTAAATCTTTTTTTTCAACATCAATTACAATATTTGAAACTTTTTCATACTCTTTTTCTCTTGTATTAAAAAGCTTCAAAGCCTCTTTTTTATTTTGTAAAAGTGGTCTTTTTTTAAGTTTATTCTTTGCATTTGGTGCTTTTTTTATTCTTTCTAAAATTCCATCAAAAGATGATTTTAAATATATTACTAAACCAATATTTTGAAGATTTTCTTGTTTATAAAATCCACCACCTGTTGAAATAATTGTATTTTCTACACTATTTTCAAGCCAAAGAGCAGTTTTTTTCTCTAAATTTCTAAAATAAGCTTCGCCATCACTAGCAAAAATATTTTTAATTTTTCTATTTTCCATACTTTCGATTAAATCATCTGTATCAATAGAAAACATTGAAGAATTTTTCACTAAAGCTCTTGCAACTGTACCTTTTCCAACACCCATAAAACCGATTAAAATAATATTGTTTTTATTCATTTTCATTCTTTTTTCAATAATTTTGGATTATATCTAAATATTAGTAAATTTTCTTTTGTATCTCTCTAACATTGTTTCATTTCCTAAAATTCCACCTTGATGAATATATAAAAAAGTATAATTTTCTTTATTTTCTAAGTTCTTAACATAATTTTCAAAAACAATCCATCCTAAACTATCATAAAGTAAATCAAACTCTATATCTGTTTGCTTTAAAATTTCAATATGCTTAAGATAAAATTCTTTATATAATTTCCCAAAATGATATTTTTTATCTTTTTCTAAAATTTTTGGATGATTAGTTTTTTCAAGCTCTAAAAACTGTTTTTCTAAATATTCATCATCTCCCACACAAGAGTTTGTAAGCACTTCAAAAGGAAGATAGTGTTGTAAATATAAAGCAGTTGTTCCAGTTCCACTTGGCAAAAATATTTTTAATTTTTTAGAATCTATATCTATTTGTTTTGCCCAAGTTTTTATCTCATTTGCTAATATCTCTATTCCATATTTAGCCTCTTTTACAGCTCCACCTTCACTTATAAATAACTCATCTTTTAAAAAAGTTTTTGGAACTTCACCAACTATTATATTCATTCCATTTTCAATAGCTTTTTTATAATTCCCACTTGGATTTTCCTCTAAAAATTTAGGAATATGTGAAACATAATAATCAAAATCCAATGATTTTAACTTTGCTAAAACACTCAAAGAGTACATTGCATTTGATTGGTTTGAACCATGAGAAACTATCTTTTTATAATCTTTTAAATTTTTATTTAAGAAATAGTGAAATTTTCTTGCTTTGTTTCCAGAGAAATCTTTATGCAATAAATCATCTCTTTTTACAAAATATTTTTGAGAATTTAAAATAACTTCATCTACTTTTGAACTTTGAAAATCCATAAACTAACCTTATTAATTAAACTTTCATTATAATATAAAAAAATTAAAAGGTTAGTTTATGGATATTTTAGAGTTTATTCACAAAGGTGGAGCGATTGTTTATATTTTAATAGTTTTAAATTTTATTGGTTTTTCAATAATTATCTACAAATTTCTAACTTTTCCTAAGATTAATAATATTCTACAAAATATAGCAAATAATGTTGATAGAACAAAAAATGTAGAAGCACAAATAGAGTTTGAGATTAAAAAACTTGAAAGAGGATTAGTTGTAATAAAAAATATTGCTGTTATTTCTCCACTTTTAGGTCTTTTAGGAACAGTTGTTGGAATTTATTCATCTTTTGATGTAATTAGTGTAAAAGGTTTAGGAGATCCAACAATATTTTCAGGTGGAATCGCTGTTGCTTTAATCACAACAATAGCAGGAATAATCGTATCAATACCTCATCAAATTGCATATAATCACTTTATATCTTTTGTTGATGAAGCGGAATTAAAAGCCAAAAAAGAGATTTTGGGAGCATAATTATGAGAAGAAGAGAACAATTAGGTCTTGATTTAACTCCTATAATTGATGTTGTTTTTATTCTTTTAATTTTCTTTTTGGTTACAAGTGTTTTTAAAAAAGAGGAACTAGCTTTAATGCTTGATTTACCAAAAGCTGAAGCAAGTGGAGTTCAAGTAAAAACTGAACAAATTTTCATAGAACTAAACCTTGATAAACTAGCAATAAAAGGAATAGAAGTTTCATTTGACTCTTTAGAAGACAATCTAAAAGCAATAGAGAATAAAAATGATGCAATTGTTGTAAGAATAGATAGTAAAGTTCCTTATGAAAGAGTTGTAAAGCTTCTTGATTTGTTACAAAAATACAATTTAAACAACTTAGCTTTAGTAGCAAATGATATTAAAAAATAATTCAAAAGGAGAATATTTGCAAACAGCAAATCTAAAAAACTACTTCTTTTATTTAGCTAGTTTTGTAATAATTATGGCTGGAATTAAAATGGCTAGTGAAATAGTAATAATACTATTTCTAGCTATTTTTATATCAATAATATTTTCATCTGTTTTAATTTTTCTTCAAAAAAAAAGAATTCCAAAACTTATTTCATATATTATTTTAATACTAATTGTTTTGACTATTGGTTTTATTTTATCTTATGTAATAAATATCTCTCTAAAAGACTTTTTAAAAAACATCCCTATGTATGAAGACAATCTTAAACATTTGGTATTTAATTTAATAAATTTACTTCATAATTATGGATTTGAACTTAATATTGATAGAGCTGTAATTATGGAAACTTTAAATATTAGCTCATTTTTTGGTATTACAAAAAATCTAATTGGAAGTATTAGTGCATTTTTATCAAAATTTCTATTGATTATTATTGGAGTTGCTTTTATTCTTGCAGAATCAAAATCTTTTCAAACAAAATTAAAATTAATTTTTAGAAATGATTCAAATAAAATAAATAGCTTTGATCTTTTTTCAGAAAATATCCAAAAATATTTTGTTGTAAAAACTTTTACAAGCTTTTTAACTGGTTTAATCATAGCTTTAATGCTGATCTTCTTTGATGTAGATTATCCTATTTTATGGGGTGTTTTAGCTATGCTATTTAATTTTGTTCCAGTTGTTGGTTCAATTATTGCTTCTATTCCAGCAATAATCCTAGCTCTTATGAGTTTAGATATATTATCTGTTATTTGGATAATTACTTTTTATCTTATTATAAATATCTCTATAAGCAATATTTTAGAGCCAAAACTAATGGGAAAAGAGCTTGGTCTTTCTCCTTTAATAATATTCTTTTCTCTTATTTTTTGGGGATATATTTTAAATATTGTAGGAATGTTCTTAGCTGTTCCTCTTACGATGTCTCTAAAAATTGCATTTGATTCAAATAAAAATACAAGATGGCTTGGAATTTTGATGTCAAATCTATCATCAAAAAGAGTAAAAAAAGTTAATTGATTTTTGTCTATTTTGTATCTATTTAAGATAAATAGATACAAAATTATGTTTTATTTTTTTAGTTTTTATTTAATGCCAAAAGGTCAGAATATGCAATTTTAAGTCTTGCAATCATACTTTCTTGCCCTGCTCTTATCCATTTTCTTGGATCATAATAATTTTTATTTGGTTTATCTTCACCTTCAGGGTTCCCAATTTGTCCTTGTAGATATCCATGATATTTATCTTCGTAAGCTCTTACTCCATCCCAAAATGACCATTGAGTATCTGTATCAATATTCATTTTAATAACTCCATAAGATATAGCATCTCTTATATCTTTTAATTCTGAACCACTCCCTCCATGAAATACAAAATCAACTGGTTTTGAAGAAGTTTTAAAGTTCTCTTCAATATATTTTTGAGAATTTAATAATATTTCTGGACTAAGTACAACATTTCCTGGTTTATAAACACCATGAACATTTCCAAAACTTGCAGCTATTGTGAAGTTTTCACCAACTTTACTTAACTCTTCATATGCATATGCCACTTCACTTGGTTGAGTATATAGTAAAGAGTTATCTACATTTGTATTATCAACTCCATCTTCTTCACCACCTGTAATTCCTAACTCAATTTCAATCATCATATCAAGCTCTTTCATCTTTTTAAAATACTCAACACAAATTGAGATATTCTCTTCAAGACTCTCTTCGCTTAAATCAAGCATATGAGATGTAAAAAGTGGTTTCCCAGTTTTATTAAAGTGCTCTTTTCCTGCATCTAATAAACCATCAATCCATGGAAGAAGCTTTTTAGCTGCATGATCTGTATGTAAAATTACAGGTATATTATAAGCTTTAGCCATTATATGAACATGATTTGCTCCACTAATAGCTCCAAGAACAGCTGCATCTGAAGTTTTTAAACCTTTCCCAGCATAAAACCCAGCTCCACCATTTGAAAATTGAATAATAATTGGCGATTTAACTTTTGATGCTACTTCTAAAACAGCATTTACAGAATCTGTTCCTACAACATTAACAGCTGGTATTGCAAAACCTTGCTCTTTTGCATATGCAAAAAGTTTTTTAGCTTCACTACCTGATAAAACTCCAGCATTTACAACATCTAATACACCCATACAAAACTCTCCTTATTTAATTACTATTTTTGCTTTTTGTCTAAGATCTGAAACTAATGCTTCAATATCTTTATTTATTTTTTCACTTTTCATGATATTTTCAATATTATCTTTTACTTCATCGTAGCTTAATGATCTAGCAGATGACTTATCTTTTAATAAAATAACATGGTATCCAAATTGTGTTTTTACAGGAGCTTTTGTATAAGCACCTTTTGATAACTTTTTAACAGCTTCAGAAAATTCAGGTACCATCTCATTTGATGCAAACTTACCTAAATAACCACCATTGTTAGCAGATCCATCTTTTGATTTTGAAGCAGCTAATTCTGTAAATTTACTCTCTTTATTGATAGCTTTGTCAAGCTCTTTAATTATACTTTTAGCTTCACTTTCATCGTCAATTAATATATGACTAGCTTCAAAAGTTTCAGGAATATTGAATTTATCTTTATTTTTATCATAAAACTCTTTTTTCTCTTTTTCACTAAATGAAATACTCTCAATTTTTTGTTTTTGCCAAACTTGAAGAGCCAAATCTTCTTTAATTCTATCAAGAGCTTCTTTATAAGTTGGATCTTTCTCAACTCCACTTGATAAGGCATTTTTTGCTAATAACTTTCTATTTATTGCACCATCTAAAATCTGTTTTTTCATATCTTCTGGAAGTTGATCATAATTTACTCTTGGATCTTGAATTAAAATACTAATATCTTGTTTAGTAATTTTATTTCCATTTACAGTTGCATAGTAGTCTTCTGCAAATAGAATAGTCCCAAATAAAGCTGTTGCTAACACAATTTTTTTCATATTTTTCCTTTTATTATTTTCAGATATTTTAACCTTTTCTTGTTAATATAAAATTAAGGCGATATTTTACTATATTTTTCATTTTAATAAGATTTTTAGCTTTTAATTTAAAGAATGTTTAAAAAAACTTTTTTTTATGGTATACTGCGAACAAATTTTAAGATTAATTTAAACTTAAGGATAGAAATGAGAATTTTAATTATAGAAGATGAAATAACTTTAAATAGAACTTTACAGGAAGGATTGATTGATTTTGGATATCAAGTTGACACTGCAGAAAACTATAAAGATGCTGAATACTTCATTGATATTAGAAATTACGATTTAGTTCTTACAGATTGGATGCTTCCAGATGGTGATGGTATTGAGCTTTGTAAAATTGTAAAAAATAGAAGTTCTAGAACAGCTGTTGTAATTATCTCTGCAAGAGATGATAAAGAGAGTGAAATTGAAGCTCTTAAATCTGGAGCTGATGATTTTATTAAAAAACCATTTGATTTTGATATTTTACTTGCAAGAATTGAAGCAAGATTAAGATTTGGTGGAACAAATATTATAGAAATTGATGACTTAGTTATAAATCCAGATGAAGAAAAAATTGAATACGCAGGTGAAGAGATTGAACTAAAAGGTAAACCTTTTGAAGTTTTAACTCATTTAGCAAGACATAGAGATCAAATTGTTTCAAAAGAGCAATTATTAGATGCTATTTGGGAAGAGCCTGAACTTGTAACTCCAAATGTTATTGAAGTTGCTATTAATCAAATTAGACAAAAAATGGATAAACCTCTAAACATTTCAACTATTGAAACTATTAGAAGAAGAGGTTATAGATTCTGTTATCCAAACCAAGTTTCTGAGGAAAAATAGTTTTATAATATGAAAAGTAGAAGTATTTATAAACAGTTTTATATAAAACTGATTATTGCAACTTCTCTTTTCATTCTTTCTTTGTCATTTCTCTTTTTTGAATACTCTAGGAACTCTTTTTATAACAATATTTCTGAAAGCTTATTAGTTCAAGCAAAAAATATTGAAGAAAAATATAAGATTACAAATATAATTGAAGAGAATACAAACCCTTTTTATAGTATTAGACTTATTAATAATATATTATCTTTAAATGTTTATTCTTACTCAAGAATAAGTAAAGATGAAAAAGATTTTGTAAAAATAGATTACCCTTTAAATAACAATTTACTATTAGAAATAAGAAAAGATATAACTTTGGAAAAAGATCTTTTATATACAATCATTCTAAAAAACTATCTATCTTTAGCTGTTCCTATTTTTATTTTGATGCTTATTTACTCTTTGTTTGTTTCAAAAAACTTACTAAGACCTATTGTTGAAATAAATAAAAAGCTATCAAATATGGATGAAAATTCTCTTTCTCAAATTGATACAAAGAACCTTCCAACAGAGTTTTTAACTCTTGCAAACTCTATAAACTCGCTAACAAATAGAATAGGAACTTATCTAAGATTCAAAAAAGAGCTTTATATTGGAATTGCACATGAACTTAAAACTCCACTTGCTGTTATGAAATTAAAAAATGAATTAATGCTTAGAAAACCAAGAGAAAAAGAGGCTTATATTGATACTATTAATCTTACAATTAGTGAAATAAATAGTATGAATATAATGATTAGCTCGATTTTAGATATTGGAAGAACAGAAGGTGCACAATTTGAACAGGCAAAAAATATAGAGTTGGTTTCATATATTAATAAAAAAGTTGAAGATTATAAAATGTTAGCTTCACAAAAAGATATAAATATGAGATTTGTTACAAATGTTTCATCTCTTAATATATCTATTCAAGAGACACTTTTTATGCAAATTCTTCAGAACTTTGTACAAAATGCAATAAAATTTACTCCAAATGAAAAATCAATTGAAATTGGTTTAAAAAAAGTTGATAACCATATAAACATTTATGTTTTAGATGAAGGTTTGGGAATTGATGAATCAGTTGATGTTTTTGCACCATTTAAGAAAATTGGAAAAGAAAATGGAGTTGGTTTAGGTTTATATTTAGCACAAATTGCAAGTGATGCTTTAAATGCTAAAATATCTTTAAAGAACAGAGACGATGGGAAATCAGGTGCTATTGCAAAGCTAGAGCTTCACAATAACAAAGAAGATGAGATTTTCTAAGAGTAAATAGCATTATGCTCTATTTTTGTACACTTATTTTGTACAACTTTTAATCCAGCTTTTAAAGCATTTTGTGCTGCTTCATTATTTGCAAGTCCAAGTTGAAACCAAACAGATTTTATATTTTTTTCATCTTTTATTTTTATAACTTCATCAACTACTTTTAAAATAGCATCAGGTTTTCTAAAAATATCAATCATATCAATAGAAAAAGGGATCTCTGATAAAGATCTATAAACTTTCTCTCCTAATATTTCATCCTCTTTTGGATAAATTGGAACAATTTTAAAACCATTATTTTGTAAATATTGTGCAACTTTGAAAGATGCTTTTTCACTATTTGGAGAAAGCCCTACAATAGCAATAGTTTTTGTCTCTTCAAATATAGCTTTTATCTCTTCTTTATTTGAATTAACTGTTGGAAATTCACACTCCATATTATCTCCTTTATTTTAAATTATCTAATTTATTTTGAATATATTTTTTTATATCTTGAATATATATTGAATCTACAAAATCTTCAAATTTACATCCACTTGCATTTATATGTCCACCACCATTTGCTAATTTCATAGCTAATTGTGAAACATCAAGTTTTCCATCTGCCCTAAAAGATGCATTTCCTTTTTTATTAATATCAATAAAGAAATCATAATCACTATTTGCTCTTAGAAAACTATTTGCAGGAATAGAAATAGAACCTAAACAATAAGTCATAAGTCCTTTTTGTCCATTATAAACTATTGTTAATTCATCTTTTATATTGTCCAAAGATTTTACTAAATATTTTGCACTTAAATTATCTAAAGTATCATCTTTATTCTCTTTTAGATAATCTTTTTTAATTTTATGCATATCATTATCTAAAACTATATGCCTATCTTCAAAATTCAAATAATCTTTTGCTTTATCTAAAATATAAAACTTATATTCTCTATCTAAAGAGGCAAATAAAATACTATTTATCTCTCTTGCTTTTATTATAGATGACATTAAAACTTTTCCAAACTCAAAGTTTTCTACTTCATTTTCTAACCAAATATCAACAGCATTTATAGTATCTACAAGCTCTTTATATTCATCAATCTTTGCATCAAAATTATCTTTTAAATAGTCAAAAACTATTTTTGTAGCACATCTTTTATCATCTAAAAAATACCAATCATATTTTTCTGAGCTTTTTTTACCAGTTATATGATGATCTAATAATTGTAAAGTAATATCACACCCAAACTCTTTTAATTCATCAATATTTTTATCAAGTTCCGCACTCTCTTGAGGAGTTAAATTTAAATCACTTATTATAAAAAGTATTTTTTCATCTTTATGCTTTTCTATATCAAGTAGTGCTTGTTTTAATGCTTGTTTGACCTCTAATCCATAATTTGCATTATAAAAAGTATTTTTAGAGAAAACTTTATTTGTCAAAAATTGACAAGCATATCCATCTAAATCTGTGTGTGAAATATGAAATAATCTCATGATATTATATCTTTCAAAGTAAGTTGAGATAAAAAGTCATTTACTTTAAATTGAAGATTATTTAAAAAAGGCCAAATATTACAAAGCTTTGCTTTATTATTTGGACAAGAACTTATAGAATCTGAACACTCAAAAACCATCGGTGTTCTCTCTTCAGCAGCTACAACTATCTCAAAAATTGTAAGTTCATCAATAGGTTTATTTAAAGTAAATCCACCATTTACTCCTCTATGAGAAGTAACTAGCTCCTCTTTTGCTAGATTTTGCATAATTTTTGCTAAAAAAGATTTAGAAATTTCAAGCTCTTTTGATAATTGATCTACATTTATTGGTTCTTCATGTTTTGATATAGAAATAAGTGATAATAGAGCATATTCGCTTTTTTTTGTTAATAACATATTTTATCCATTATAAATTTTTCTATATTGTACAAAAGATATTATTAAAAGTAGAGAAACAGCAAAAAAAAAGGAGAGAAACTAAGTTCCTCTCCTTTATAAATAATATTTTGAAAAAATTATTTTGCTCTAATTCCTAAATCTTCAACAAGTTTAGTAAATCTTGCATAATCTTTCCCTCTTAAATAAGAAAGAAGTTTTTTTCTTTTTCCAACCATTTTTAATAGACCAAGTCTTGATGAGTGATCTTTTTTAAATACTTTTAAATGTTCTGTTAAAATTTTAATTTGTTCACTTAATAGTGCGATTTGAACTTCAGCAGACCCTGTGTCTCCCTCTTTTCTTCCATATTTTGCGATAATATTTGCTTTTAAATCCTGATCTAAAGCCATTGTGACCTCCTAATAGGTATATTGTAATCTTACTTTCAAATGAAAATAGGTGCGAATTTTATATAAAGTTTGCTTTATATTTACTTTAAACTAATTAATCAACCACCTGTTTCATAAAAAGCTCTTTTTGAAACTTCATTATCAGATTTACTTGACCATCTGTTTTTTTCTGGTTTATTTTGTAAAACTTTTTTTAATATTTCTGCTGCTTTTTCAACATCATTCGCTCTTATGGCATCTTTTATACTCATTGCATCTTCAAAATATAAACAAGGTATTAAAAATCCTTCTGCTGTAAGCCTAATTCTATTACATGATGAACAAAAATCATCTTTATGTGGTTCTATAATTCCAAACTCATATCCATCTTCAAGCTTGTAATATTGTGCTGGTGAACTCGTATCTCTTGGAACTTTTTCTATATTTTTATATTTTTTAGAGATTATTTCTAAAATCTCATTTGAATTTAGACCTTTTACACTTGTTTTTGCAAAAGAGTTTTCCATAAATTCAATATATCTAACAGGAAAAGAGTTTTTCTTACCAAATTCCAAAATATCAATAATATCAATATCATTTATTCCTTTTAAAGGCACACAATTTATTTTTATTTTTAAGCCAACTTCTTTTGCTTTTTCTATTCCTTCTAAAACTGTTCCTAAAACATCTTTTTGTGCTATTTTTTCTGCTCTGTCTTTATTTAAAGTATCCAAAGAGATATTTATTCGTTTTAATCCTGCATCTTTTAGTTTTTGTGCCATTTGTGGAAGTAAATAAGCATTTGTTGTAAGAGCTAAATCTATATCTTTTTTATAATCACTTATTAACTTTATGAAATAGTCTAAATTGTCTCTTATAAGTGGTTCTCCACCTGTAATTCTAACTTTTTTTATACCTTCATCAATTCCAACTTTTATAAATTTAAACATATCTTCATATGATAATAAATTCTCTTTTGGAACCCATGAAAAAGGTTTTTGAGGCATACAATATTGACATCTAAAATTACATCTTTCTGTAACTGATACTCTTAAATAATCGTGTTTTCTTCCAAATCCATCT is a genomic window containing:
- the moaA gene encoding GTP 3',8-cyclase MoaA — translated: MLIDGFGRKHDYLRVSVTERCNFRCQYCMPQKPFSWVPKENLLSYEDMFKFIKVGIDEGIKKVRITGGEPLIRDNLDYFIKLISDYKKDIDLALTTNAYLLPQMAQKLKDAGLKRINISLDTLNKDRAEKIAQKDVLGTVLEGIEKAKEVGLKIKINCVPLKGINDIDIIDILEFGKKNSFPVRYIEFMENSFAKTSVKGLNSNEILEIISKKYKNIEKVPRDTSSPAQYYKLEDGYEFGIIEPHKDDFCSSCNRIRLTAEGFLIPCLYFEDAMSIKDAIRANDVEKAAEILKKVLQNKPEKNRWSSKSDNEVSKRAFYETGG
- a CDS encoding CoA-binding protein yields the protein MECEFPTVNSNKEEIKAIFEETKTIAIVGLSPNSEKASFKVAQYLQNNGFKIVPIYPKEDEILGEKVYRSLSEIPFSIDMIDIFRKPDAILKVVDEVIKIKDEKNIKSVWFQLGLANNEAAQNALKAGLKVVQNKCTKIEHNAIYS
- the rpsO gene encoding 30S ribosomal protein S15: MALDQDLKANIIAKYGRKEGDTGSAEVQIALLSEQIKILTEHLKVFKKDHSSRLGLLKMVGKRKKLLSYLRGKDYARFTKLVEDLGIRAK
- a CDS encoding DHH family phosphoesterase, with translation MRLFHISHTDLDGYACQFLTNKVFSKNTFYNANYGLEVKQALKQALLDIEKHKDEKILFIISDLNLTPQESAELDKNIDELKEFGCDITLQLLDHHITGKKSSEKYDWYFLDDKRCATKIVFDYLKDNFDAKIDEYKELVDTINAVDIWLENEVENFEFGKVLMSSIIKAREINSILFASLDREYKFYILDKAKDYLNFEDRHIVLDNDMHKIKKDYLKENKDDTLDNLSAKYLVKSLDNIKDELTIVYNGQKGLMTYCLGSISIPANSFLRANSDYDFFIDINKKGNASFRADGKLDVSQLAMKLANGGGHINASGCKFEDFVDSIYIQDIKKYIQNKLDNLK
- a CDS encoding RrF2 family transcriptional regulator, with translation MLLTKKSEYALLSLISISKHEEPINVDQLSKELEISKSFLAKIMQNLAKEELVTSHRGVNGGFTLNKPIDELTIFEIVVAAEERTPMVFECSDSISSCPNNKAKLCNIWPFLNNLQFKVNDFLSQLTLKDIIS